A part of Sander vitreus isolate 19-12246 chromosome 8, sanVit1, whole genome shotgun sequence genomic DNA contains:
- the LOC144521646 gene encoding uncharacterized protein LOC144521646, translating into MSKVKMLRAFVNQRLTAAAEEIFGLFERTIEEYEEELEFSSKENHRQQKLLDAVLNPEVRLHRADIQQLSVVKAEVPPEQQEWSSSLDQEDPEPPPHIKEEQEELWTSQEGEQLQGLEDADIKFLFTSVPVKSEEDEEKAQSSQLHGSQTEENREAERTEADGEDCGGPEPARNSDPDSPLQPATHDKTSDSSEFQTDDSGDWEETRELQSGLNPLQNNEVAVSDVECNTGNTSVISSECAGGFGRKKHLQKHSGVQTGGKPFCCSVCGKRYLLKKTLMSHMRLHSEETCFTCSVCKASFCKPSSLVRHMRVHTGEKPFSCSVCSKRFTRKQTLKQHMRIHTGEKPFSCSVCSKRFIRKQHLKSHLRVHTGEK; encoded by the exons ATGTCTAAAGTTAAAATGCTGAGAGCTTTTGTGAACCAGCGactaactgcggctgctgaagagatatttgggctgtttgaGAGAACGATAGAAGAGTACGAGGAGGAACTTGAGTTCAGTTCAAAAGAGAATCACCGACAACAGAAACTTCTGGACGCTGTTTTAAACCCTGAAGtccggttacacagagcag ACATCCAGCAGCTGTCGGTGGTTAAAGCagaggttccccctgagcagcaggagtggagctccagtctggaccaggaggacccagagccccccccacacattaaagaggaacaggaggaactctggaccagtcaggagggagagcagcttcaagggctggaggacgCAGATATCAAGTTCCTGTTCActtctgtccctgtgaagagtgaagaagatgaagagaaagctcagtcctcacagcttcatggAAGCCAAACTGAGGAGAACAGAGAAGCGGAGagaacagaagctgatggagaggactgtggaggaccagaaccagccaggaactcagatCCAGATAGTCCTTTACAACCAGCTACTCATGACAAGACTTCAGACTCCTCTGAATTTCAGACTGATGACAGTGGTGACTGGGAGGAGACTAGGGAACTTCAGTCAGGTTTAAACCCTCTGCAAAACAATGAAGTAGCTGTAAGTGATGTGGAATGTAATACTGGAAACACATCAGTTATCTCCTCTGAATGTGCTGGAGGCTTTGGCCGCAAGAAACATCTGCAGAAACACTCTGGAGTCCAAACAGGAGGGAAACCATTTTGTTGCTCAGTTTGTGGTAAAAGATACCTTCTGAAGAAAACCTTAATGAGTCACATGAGACTTCATTCAGAAGAAACATGTTTCacctgctcagtttgtaaagcAAGTTTCTGTAAGCCTAGCAGTTTGGTTAGACACATGAGAGTCCACACAGGGGAGAAACCATTTAGTTGTTCAGTTTGTAGTAAAAGATTTACCCGAAAGCAAACTCTTAAacaacacatgagaatccacacaggggAAAAACCATTTAGTTGTTCAGTTTGTAGTAAAAGATTTATACGAAAGCAACATCTGAAATCACACTTGCGCGTCCACACAGGGGAGAAATAA